The genomic window caaactcatgtccatcgagtcagtgatgccatccaacaatctcctcctctgttgtccccttctccttctgcctttgatctttcccagcatcagggtcttttcaaatgagttggttcttgccatcaggtggccaaggtattggagtttcagcttcagcatcagtccttccaatgaatgttcaggattgatttcctttaggatggactggttggatctccttgcagtccaagggactctcaagagtcttctccaacaccacagttcaaaagcatcaagtcttcggcactcagctttctttatagtccgactctcacatccatacatgactactggtgaaaccatagctttgactagatggacctttgttggcaaagtaatgtctctgctttttaacatgctttataggttggtcataacttttcttccaaggagcaagtgtcttttaatttcctggctgcagtcagcatctgcagtgattttggagccccaaaaaataaagtctgtcattgtttccactgtttccccatctatttgccatgaagtgatgggaccagatgcccacgatcttagttttctgaatgttgagttttaagccaaaattttcattctcttttagtGTAGATTTTGAAAAAGTCACAGACAAAAGATACATTCATTTCCTAATAGTTGATAATAACTAGtggttttcccaggtggtgctagtggtaaagaaactgcttgtcatgcaggagatgtaagcaatgtgggttcagtccttgggttgggacgatctcctggtggaagaaatgacaactcactcaagtatttcttgcctggagaagcccatggacagaagagcctggctcactacagtccataggttgcaaaggattggacacaactgaagtgacttagcatgcatacacacaacaATTACTAGTAAGAGAAACCTTGTATCTTCTAATACTTTTGTCTTATTCTGGTCTTATGATTTCTTAAAATAGATACATTACTAGAAGGAAAAGTTCATGGGCAAAtgtcacatttttctttattcaccTAATTATACTTTAGCTTGCTTAGGTTAAGATTAATTTTCCTATTGTGCTAATGTATAGCAAATGCCTTTAGTATTTTATGGTAAAAAAGATGCCTTTGAAATTTTTAAGAATTGGGAAACGATTTCAGATAAGCCATCATGTGCATAAAGATTAATTTATTCATGTGAAATGTTCAATAATCAGAAAAGACTGATCTAAATAAAACCATTTCACAATTAAGTAATTATTTTTGTTATGGACATTGATTTCTTCTAAGAAATAAAGTACCTGTCTacatgaagaaaaactaaaataatggTAAACAAATGTTGATTGGATCCAGCTAAGTAAGCAGCATCTTTGGTTTTACAGATATTGTTAACTGTCTTTAACTCTATTTAAGTGTTTGTAATGAAACCTTGCAATTGGAATAACGGCCTTATTCCTGAGACTAATAAGTATTTTTCAGCTCCTCTGTCCTAAATTCTCTACTTGATAATAATCCttttcaagggaaaaaagaacATAATAAGTGATAAATCTATACCAAAACATTGCTTTTATCTGAAAAGTCCACACACCATCTACTTCTAGTAAACCTGGAAACTagaaaaaatcaaagacattaaaACCTTTTAATACGATAATCAATGGCGGTGTATTTAGGATCttgttatattttataaagattttctTTCATATCACAATGTCcaattttgttttcctgatttctCACAACTGAGCTAAACACTTGTGGGATTTTTTTAACATCTATCTTCTCATTTAGACCATGAGCCTTTTGAGAGCAAGGACTGACTGTATTCCCAGTGCTTATCACATAATCTGcactaaataaatatacatttccgACCTGCACTACTACCTAAAGTaaggaattttttaattttactgtctTCATCTTAGTTACTCAAAAACGTTTTCAAACTTCTAGGGATGCCCCTTCAGCTTATCCTAGGATTTGGTGAGTAGAATATGTCTCTTTGTCTACACCTTTCATGGCTGTCTGGATTTCGATCACGCCCTCGGATCTCTACCTTTCACATCAGTGAGTCTCAATATGCAGACTGTCCCCCAAAGCAATTTCCTACTGCCCTCATCATTTTGCTTGGTTGAAGGATGGTGGCCACTATCATCCTTCTCAGAGCACTGAGAATGTAACAAAATAAAGatggtaggcttcccaggtggtatagtggtaaagaatctgcctgccaatgcagatgtgaaCTCaatgagatgcaagagatgtgaactcaatccctgagtcaggaagatcccttggagtaggaaatggcaactcactccagtattcttgcctggaaaattccacggacagagaagtctggccaactacagtccctggggtagcaaagagttgtacataacTGAGTACCACCACCATGTACAATACCACAGATGGTGATAATAATCTCCTAATTGTATTTGCTCATGATGTTCCCACACTTTAAGTAATTTTCTACCCACtgggattttaaaaagtggtggTAATGAGATAgtacagttcagtccagttcagtcactctgtcgtgtctgactctttgtgaccccatgaatcaaagcatgccaggcctccctgtccatcaccaactcctggatttcacccaaactcatgtgcatcgagttggtgatgccatccagccatctcatcctctgtcattcccttctcctcctgccctcaatccctcccagcatcagggtttttccaaagaGTCCAAAGACTCTTTTCCAAGAGTGTtttccaactcttcgcatgaggtggccaaagttttggagtttcagcctgcaggagagataggaaagccttcctcagcgatcaatgcaaggaaatagaagaaaacaacagaatggggaagactagagaccgcttcaagaaagttagagataccaagggaacatttcatgcaaagatgggcttgataaaggacagaaatggtatggacctaatagaagcagaagttgttaagaagaggtggcaagaatacacagaagaactgtacaaaaaagagcttcatgacccagataatcacgatggtgtgatcactcatctagagccagacatcctgtaatgtgaagttaaatgggccttagaaagcatcactacaaacaaagctagtggaggtgatggaattccagttgagctatttcaaatcctcaaagatgatgctgtgaaagtgctgcactcaatatgccagcaaatttggaaaatgcagcagtggccacaggagaggaaaaggtcagttttcattccaatcccaaagaaaggcaatgccaaagaatgctcaaactaccacacaattgcactcatcttgcacactagtaaagtaatgctcaaaattctccaagccaggcttctgcaatacTTGAACtgggagcttcctgatgttcaagctggttttagaaaaggtaggggaaccagagatcaaattgccaacatctgctagatcatcgaaaaagcaagagagttccagaaaaacatctatttctgctttattaactatgccaaagcctttgactgtgtggatcacaataaactgtggaaattctgaaagagatagtaCAGGACTTGGTGAAATGCTGGCTTGGAGTTCCTCCTCCAAACGTCTAGACTataatcttttctcttttacctCTTCTTCAACTTCTTCTTCTATAATAGAGCCCCTAAAGTGCAGAAGGAAAGTTACTTTGAATATGATAATGATTATCCTGCAGTTTTCTTAGGGTGGACATTCTTAGTGAACTCTTATTGTGGGCATGTGTTTCGCTCTCAGTGTTAATAACTCCCTGAAGCTCTGTGCTCTTAATGCCAGTACCCACTGTTTAATGTATATCCCAGCAAGCAACAAAGACCTTAAGACTTTCCATATCCCTTCTTCTCCAGTATTCTCTTCCCAGTGTTGTAAGCCTCTTAGCCTTATGGGTCCAGTCCAGGACCAACAAACCACCGTATTCCATACATACAAATATAGCTCAGATAATCATAGACATTATCCCATTTTTCACATTAGCTTAGCAAATAATAACATGTATATAGGAATTCAATAGGTATGACTCTTAGTTTTAGATTGTATGTCTGATTCatcctttatttatatatttattctaaCTCTAAAGCTATTCCTCCCAGGTACTTGGAGATAAAAAGCAGTAGATCCCAATTCTTCCCTTCTGTTCCATGATTAAAAAGATTCTCTTTAGACCTAGATTTCTTATTCCAGATTGAGTAGCTTCCTTGTCCTGGATGGAGATATTGTCTGTCTTGGACATTTGTCATCCTGAAAGCAAGGTCATTCATTCATGTCTGtcttcaacttctttttttttttttttaaaggggattacaacaggtttttcttttaatttcatgttgcttgaataagaacaaaataaaaataaatgtaaagaggTCTGGGTGGATCAGTCATGGGGGTCCTCTAAGTCTGCGCTCTTTGTCTTCTGCTTGGATAGCTCTTTGATGGCATTCATCTCTGCAGGAGTGAACTTGGGGGTTAGCACCACCGCATCGTAATCGAATTCTTCATCAAGCGAGAAGGGCTGAACTTCCTCTCCAACGATCTCTTCACTTTTTTTATCTGCTGCTTTCACGGTGGGTCGGGGCTTCGTTCCAGGGGTGACAGGCTGGACGGCCACAGAAGGAATGTAAGAGGGAACACTCAAGCTCACTTCCTGCTCCACTTCTCCTGGAAGCAGCAGCACATCCTTGCTCAGTTGGTGATTAATCTCTTCATCCAGGTCTAAATCTTCTATATCAAGGAAATTGTCTAC from Bubalus kerabau isolate K-KA32 ecotype Philippines breed swamp buffalo chromosome 22, PCC_UOA_SB_1v2, whole genome shotgun sequence includes these protein-coding regions:
- the LOC129636568 gene encoding intraflagellar transport-associated protein-like; amino-acid sequence: MPAQTPELEMMDEDRLIEEVLDKFVNCHEQTYEEFLRMFTHLSQDNVTKREAFETNSSENNFTSVKFTQRNEPNDRRLSNKAIFLHTSSQCSEEEQITIDDGQKAGSSFQGDLNRAGEVKVDNFLDIEDLDLDEEINHQLSKDVLLLPGEVEQEVSLSVPSYIPSVAVQPVTPGTKPRPTVKAADKKSEEIVGEEVQPFSLDEEFDYDAVVLTPKFTPAEMNAIKELSKQKTKSADLEDPHD